The Phaeocystidibacter marisrubri DNA segment AGGATCGATGAACATGATGAGTCGGTCGAATTCCCTACGTTCGCTCGCGGGCTTCATCTCCTCTAGATTGTCGATAAAGGCCGCCGCTCTGTGCGCTTCCCGAATGGGTTCATTGTTGAAAGTGCCTCCATCTACATAGGAGAAATAGTGCTTATCTGTGGTGTACTTGTGATCGTTCTCACCCGGTTCAACATCGCCCACTCGATTATTGGAAGGAACATCCACGTCTACCGTGGCATTCCAAACATGCGGGTTGTATTCCCAAGAATATCGCTCTAGCAATGTAGGTTCCAACGCGGGAGGAATGCTCCCCGATCCCACAGAAGTTGCACAGATCTTTCGCCAAGTGGTCATGTCATTCAGATTGTGACTCACTCGACCTTCTTCTGAAGCATTTTCTTTCCACGGATAAATTCGAAACCACCGTCTGGGATACTTGTGTCGCGTCTTATCATCGTAACAAAGTTCTCCCTCTTCCACTCCCTCCAATTCTTCAAGATTGTTGAAGTTCACATCGAACACGCGATAGTCACGGTGCGTCTTAGACCGACCTCCATCCAACAGCGCCAAGCGTTGCGCTTGTTCTTTCATCTCATCTAAACTCTCCATCAACCCACTGTGCTTCTCTCTTCCTTCCAGCACCAAACCATCTAAATTGGCCAACGTACAAATGAAGATCACTCGATCCGCAAGGAGTCGGCGGTTCTTAGGATTGATTTTTACATCACTTCCAAAGTACTTCTTGGCGATTCTAAAGAGCGCATCCTTATTCGCTATCCCGCCTTGAACTGTGCGCATGGCTCCTCCCAATAAATTCTTTAGGTTGATCTCGTTGCACCAAATGTTGTTCTGAACACGCTGAGTAATTTCCGCGGCGGTATAGAGATCCAACAATCGCTCTCGCTCATCACCTGAAGCGTGAGCCAAACGTTGCTTCAATTCTTCATCGCTGGATTCCAATTCCAAGCGAACACCTTCAAAGGTGAGCGTGATGGGCGTGGTTGACCCTTTGGGGATGTAGGCAAACTCACTCTCGGGATCCGTGAGCGTTCGCAACATGATTCCAAGAGAAATACAGCCTGCGCTGGCTCCTGAAAATACGTCAATTTCGATATCCGAATAGTGATGGAAGGTATCTCCTTCATAATACCCACCGTTCAAGATGAGCTGTTTGATACACTGCGTGAGTCCGGCCCCACTGAAGGAACCCAGGCTGACTCCGCCCCCCATGGCGAAGGCTAGTTTGGCTACTTTAGACATAATGGCGAGAGATTAGATGATGTTTAGGACATAAAATGTTGAAGTAAATAAGAGCCCAATCCACTGGCAAGTGGGGCGAGAATTCCCGCGCCAATTTTGAGCGACATGTTCTTGAAATAATCTTCACGGAAGGTGGCAAAGGACGTTTCCAACTCCGGTTCGCCTGCAATTCCCTCCTTGTGTTCATTCACCCATTTCTGAATCAGCAACCACAACGGAATGAGGAGAAGTGCAGTAAAAATGGAGAACATAAAACCGTAGTTGATCACCGACTGAATGCCCAAGATGGGTTGGATAGATCCCACGAAGAACTCCTCAACAGCAATAAAATGCAGCATGGTTGAGATCACACTAAAAGCAAGGATGATGACTAAAATTGCACTCGTTCTCAATGCGAGTTTCTCAATTCTCTTCAGGTGTTCCTGCTGATCTCTCAAGTTGTCGAATCCCCAATCTGAAATTTTAAATGGCTGATTGCCAATGCGGACAATGAGTAAAACACATAAAAAGGAAGCGATGTAACCCGGTGCTTGTATCCACCCCATAAAAGAACTGGGATCGCGGAATCCCACATTGCTCAATTCCCACAAATCCACTGGAACTACCAAGTAATCTTGCATTCGCGGAACAACCTGTAGGACCAATAACAAGGAGAACACCAAGAGCGTAACCACAATGGAAGTCATCCATTCTCTCCTTCCCGATCGCGTAGATCCTTGACGATACCACGTGTATTTTGGGATAAAGCGGTGGACTTCAGCATCCTTATTGCGAATCGTGTTCAGCAGATAGAAAGTCACCATAAAACTGAAGGACGTCATGAGTCCAATGAGCAACATCCAACGAATGGTATTGGGTCGCTGATTGAGAAACATAGTCATCCCTGTATTTTCGTGATGATAAGAAGCAATCAACTCACTGTCTCTTTCTTCACTGAACTCTAAGAAAGGTTGCTTTTTTAGTCGGAGTATATGGGTAGTATCCACGGCATAGTACCGAATCTTCTCCGTATTCGAGTGGATATCATGGATATACATTCTACCCAAGCAAACCGAAATGCAGTCGTCATCATCGTACTTGGAACTACTATCTCGTCGACCGATACCGGCCTTCTCCGCATGATGTTTGTGAATGTTCGTTTCCCCAAAATACCGCCCCAAATCGGCTTTGCTCATTCTAAAAACCGTATCCCGAACTCTGGCTGCGTCTTTCTCAGACCGAGACCAAAAAGCCGTATTAAAGATGCTAGGTTGCTCTTGAGGAGTGATGTGAAAGTTCCAGAATATGGCAAAGATGTACGCCATGCCTCCCACTCCTATGGTAACAATCCAAGGGAAGTAGGACGACACATTCTTTACTCTTGATTTCGAATTGGAACTTTTCTTACTATCATGGCTAGGTGTTTCCATGGCAAAATAGGCCCCTCGTTCTCAGTTGAGAATTCTACCGGTACAAATAAGATGCAGGCATGATTTACTGTTCGCGAGAGAAGGTGACTTTAGTAGGTTAGGTATTTGGTAATCACTAATATAGGAAAAGTTTGAGTTACCTAGCACTGATAACCTCTAGCTCCTACAACTTCTCTTCAATACGTACCAAAAGCTCCTCTTCCATCTGACAGTAATAATCATCTGCTTCGCCCAATTCAATGGATTTTAGCGTTGCTTCTTTGGCTTCGGAATAACGACCTAAAGTGTAGAGATAATGAGCATATACAGAATAGCTGTGATAGCTCGGATACAGTTCAATGGCAATTTCCGCCCACTCCAAGCCTAAGCCAAGAAGCTTTGGATCTTCAGTCAAATAGCGAATGGTCGCAGCGGTTGAAATCAGTCTGCTTTCATCGAGTTCTCTTGGATTGGGCACTTCGGTTATGAGATGTTCATAGGCCGCATCGGCTCCCTCAAATGAAATCAATGCCTGTAAGCGAAATTCATCGATGAGTCCTTCCACTTGAGTAGCCATGGTAAACCGACCATCAACTTCTGGGAAAACGAGAAAAGGAACATCGGTAGGCAGATACTTCTCTAAATACTGAATGAGCTCCTCATACTTTTCGCGGTCTTTATCACGAATCGCCTTACCTAGGTCGCCCATGGCGATATACATGATCCTTCTTTCCACATTAGCAGAATCGTATTTCTCATAAACCACTGGCTTGTTTGCTCGCAGGGCTTTGATTGCCGGACTGTAGAATGAGAATACCGCATCGTGGTGAATAAATGAATATTCATAAATAAAGGATAGGGTTTGCTCCGACTTCAACTCTTTCTCCGGCAATGTTTGGATGTACTGAGAGACTACACCAGAATCCATCACGTTTGCATCGCGCAAAACTTGACAATAGCGATACAAAAAGTCGCTGTCTCTATTGCCCGCCGCATATTGCTGTTGGAGAGCGTTCAGAGTCTCTTCCTCCTGAGCAGCAATCTTTCCCGCCCTGACAAAATCTGGAATGGAAAAGACTCCAACAATTTTGTGAACCTGTTCTCCTGCTGGATTCAAAAAAATGAAGGTAGGTGCCAACTGAACGTTATAGTTCTGATTCACCTTCATCCCTTCTTCCTCTTTGATATTCACCTCAAACACGAGAAAAGATTGGTTGTAATAACGCTGGACGTCTGGATCTACAAAAACGTTCTTCTCCATCTGTGTACAACCTCCACATCCATTAAAATGGAAATACAGCAGCACTGGCTTTTGAGAAGATTCTGCTTCGATTAAAAGTTGATCGTAATTCCCCGAAAAAAAATCGAGTGTATCATTGGCGTGCACGAACATAGTGCCGCACATCGCCACTATTGTCAATAGATATTTGAACATGAGAGCGAATTTTTCAGTAAGATAATTAATCTTGGGGCAACTGCCATCTGGCATCCAGACGCTAACAAAAAACCCCCAGCCGTTTTCACGACCGGAGGCTTGCTTCCCATCTGTTGACAGGTGTACAGTCTGCTCGCACAATGCAGACTGCGGGTGATTATTGTTGAGCGAAATGATCTTTCGAAAGGATGGTAGTTGAGAGGTCCAAATTTCCAAATAAATTCACTCTGTACAAGACTGTACAATTCACACACGTTCATCCATACAAACGGTAAAAAATGTTGGACGGTTGGAAGACATTGCAAAACTATTTCACCTTGCACAATAAGTGTGTAAATGTGAGTTAATTGTGGATGAAAAAAAGACCTTCCACGACTACAAAAAATCCATCACCTCCTGTTCTCGAGCATGATTGGATATTATTAATTCTAGGTCTGCCAAACAACGGAACGTACACACTATCAGAATACACAATGAGTCAGTGTGTTATATTTGTGGAACAACCTACCTGCTATGAAATTACAATCCTACCTCATTGGCATAATGGCCCTATTGAGCTATTCCGCCCAATCCCAACACTTTACACTTTCTGGAAGTTATAGCCCCACCCTAGAGTCTTACACTTTTGGCGCTGGTTTTGGCGGAAAAGACATGCTCTTTGATTATCAACTGGGATTGTCGGATGAGTTCATCGCCATGGGACTTGATATGGGATTTCAAGTGGCCGATTTTAGTGGAAATGGACATGTCTCCGTGCTGTATCTCGGCTTGGGTGGTGAAATGTACCTCATGGATGACTACGAGGCCGACATGGGTTATTCCATCTACCCTTCGGTCTCTATTTCATACAATCAGTTTGT contains these protein-coding regions:
- a CDS encoding thioredoxin family protein, whose product is MFKYLLTIVAMCGTMFVHANDTLDFFSGNYDQLLIEAESSQKPVLLYFHFNGCGGCTQMEKNVFVDPDVQRYYNQSFLVFEVNIKEEEGMKVNQNYNVQLAPTFIFLNPAGEQVHKIVGVFSIPDFVRAGKIAAQEEETLNALQQQYAAGNRDSDFLYRYCQVLRDANVMDSGVVSQYIQTLPEKELKSEQTLSFIYEYSFIHHDAVFSFYSPAIKALRANKPVVYEKYDSANVERRIMYIAMGDLGKAIRDKDREKYEELIQYLEKYLPTDVPFLVFPEVDGRFTMATQVEGLIDEFRLQALISFEGADAAYEHLITEVPNPRELDESRLISTAATIRYLTEDPKLLGLGLEWAEIAIELYPSYHSYSVYAHYLYTLGRYSEAKEATLKSIELGEADDYYCQMEEELLVRIEEKL